From the Mycobacterium sp. 155 genome, the window AGCCGTCGGGCAACCTCGGACCGGTCATGTCAGCATCCCGTTCCGGTCAGGCCGCCACCGCCGGATCCGGCCGGTGCACCCGTTTACCATCTCAGCAAAGATACGTTCCCCCTCGGACCGAAGCAGCCCCGTGGCCGCCGCCAGCACGGTCGCGTTTCCCCGGTGGCCGTTGACGAACACCAGCCGCGACACCCAACTCATGGCTGATCTGCCGTACGCCACCAACGAAAGCCGGACGGCTTCTGCGCCGATCGACACCGTGCCGGCGAGGCCTTCGTGCTCGGCTCCGTAGCGGATGGCTGGCGCCAGGATCCAGTTGGACCCGGCGACTCCGTCGAGGCGCTCCACCGCGGCACCCGCAACTGCCGAGGCGATGCGCGTATCGGTGTCCCGCGGCAAATGCGGTCCGTGCTGTCCGGTAGAACCGACCGGGATTACCAACATGGATGACACGTTGCGTAGCTGCCTCGAT encodes:
- a CDS encoding creatininase family protein encodes the protein MNSAYHRQVASPSELGNSTSRQLRNVSSMLVIPVGSTGQHGPHLPRDTDTRIASAVAGAAVERLDGVAGSNWILAPAIRYGAEHEGLAGTVSIGAEAVRLSLVAYGRSAMSWVSRLVFVNGHRGNATVLAAATGLLRSEGERIFAEMVNGCTGRIRRWRPDRNGMLT